A segment of the Bordetella flabilis genome:
CGCGCGTGGCGTGCTGCAGCTTGGCGATGGAATCCGGCGTCCACATATGTTCTTCGCCGCGCACGCGGAAGGCGTACTCGCCGCCCGCGTCCAGGTCGTCGGCCAGGACCGGGTCGTTGCCGAAGGCGGCGCGATGCAGCCGCAGCGCTTCCTCGGCGACCTCGAAGATGCCGATGCCTTCCACCGTGCTGGAGGTGCCGGTAAAGTACTTTTCCACCAGCGCGCTCTGCAGGCCAACGGCCTCGAAGATCTGCGCACCGGTATACGACATATAGGTCGAGATGCCCATCTTGGACATGACCTTGTTCAGGCCCTTGCCGATGGCCTTGATGTAGTTCTTGACGGCCTTGTCGGCGTCGGCCATCCGTTCCAGCGATTCGAGCGCCAGGTAGGGGTGGATGGCTTCGGCGCCGTAGCCGCCCAGCAGCGCGAAGTGGTGCACTTCGCGCGCGGAGCCGGTTTCTACCACCAGGCCGGTATTCGTGCGCAGGCCGGCACGGATCAAATGCTGGTGGATGGCCGAGGTGGCCAGCAGCGCCGGGATGGCGACGCGTTCGGCGTCCACGCGGCGGTCCGAGACGATCAGGATGTTGTAGCCGCTTTGCACTGCGTCGACGGCGCGCGCGCACAGCGCGGCCACGCGCGCTTCGATGCCCTCGCGACCCCAGGCAGCCGGATAGGTGATATCCAGCTCCAGGCTGCGGAACTTGCGGCCCGTCACCTGCTCGATGTCGCGGATCTGCGCCATGGCGGCGAAATCCAGCACCGGCTGCGCGACTTCCAGGCGCAGCGGCGGATTGACGTTGTTGATGTCCAGCAGGTTGGGCTTGGGACCGATGAAGGACACCAGCGACATCACCATCTGTTCGCGGATCGGGTCGATCGGCGGGTTCGTCACCTGCGCGAACAATTGGCGGAAATAGTTGTAGAACGGCTTCGGGCGGTTCGACAGCACGGCCAGCGGCGCGTCGTTACCCATGGAGCCGACGGCTTCCTCGCCGGTGGTGGCCATGGGTTCCAGGATGAATTTGTAGTCTTCCTGCGTCCAGCCGAAGGCCTGCTGGCGATCCAGCAAGGTGGCGGTGGGCGCGGCCGCGTCGGCGGGCTGGCGCGGCGCGGGCAGCGATTCCAGCTTTACCCGCAGGCGCTCGATCCACTGCCGATATGGCCGCGAATTGGCCAGCTGCGACTTGATCTCCGCGTCGTCGATGATGCGGCCCTGTTCCAGGTCGATCAGGAACATCTTGCCGGGCTGCAGGCGCCATTTCTTGACGATGCGGTTTTCCGGGATGGGCAGCGTGCCGGCTTCCGACGCCATGATCACCATGTCGTCGTCCGTTACCAGGTAGCGCGCCGGGCGCAGGCCGTTGCGGTCCAGCGTGGCGCCGATCTGCCGGCCGTCGGTGAATGCCACGGCCGCCGGGCCGTCCCACGGTTCCATCATCGCCGCGTGGTACTCATAAAAAGCACGGCGGCTTTCGTCCATCTGGGTGTGCTGCTCCCACGCCTCCGGGATCATCATCATCATGGCGTGGGCCAGGGAATAGCCGGAATTCACCAGTAGTTCCAGGCAATTGTCGAAGGTGGCCGTGTCGGATTGGCCTTCGTAGACGATGGGATACAGCTTGGGCAGATCGTCGCCCAGCACCGCCGACTGCATCATGCCTTCGCGCGCGCGCAGCCAGTTGAAGTTGCCCTTGACCGTGTTGATTTCGCCGTTGTGCGCGATCATGCGGTAGGGGTGGGCCAGTGGCCATGCCGGGAAAGTATTGGTGGAAAAACGCTGGTGGACCAGCGCCAGGGCCGAGATGGTCCGGGTATCGGCGAGGTCGCGGTAGTAGCGGCCGACCTGGTCGGCCAGCAGCAGCCCCTTGTACACCACGGTGCGCACCGAGGCCGATGGCACGAAATATTCCTTGCCGTGCGCCAGGCGCATGTTCTGGACGGCGTGGCTGGCGGTCTTGCGGATGACGTACAGCTTGCGTTCCAGCGCGTCCGGCACCATCACGTCGGCGCCGCGCCCGATGAACAGTTGGCGGATGACGGGCTCGCAATCCCGCACGGCGGGCGACATGGGCATGTCCACGTCCACCGGCACGTCGCGCCAGCCGAGCACCACCTGCCCTTCGGCGCGCACGGCGCGCTCCAGTTCCTGTTCGCAGGCCTGCCGCGACGCGGTTTCCTTGGGCAGGAACACCATGGCCACGCCATATTCGCCCGGCGGTGGCAGGACGATGCCGCGCTGGCCCAGTTCTTCGCGGTACAGGGCGTCCGGGATCTGGATCAGGATGCCCGCGCCGTCGCCCATGAGCTTGTCGGCGCCGACGGCGCCCCGATGATCCAGGTTTTCGAGGATCTTCAGCCCCTGCTGGATGATGGCGTGGCTTTTGCGGCCCTTGATGTGGGCCACGAAGCCCACGCCGCAGGCGTCATGCTCGTGCCGGGGATCATAGAGGCCTTGCGCCGCGGGCAAGCCGATGCGGGTGGCGTCGATGGCGCGCGCGGGCACGGGACAGGAGTCGGTGGAGGTCGGTACGGTCATGAAGCGCTCCAGGGCTTGGGGCTGCTGAAAAAGGGGCTGCCGCGCCATGCTGCGGCGCAAGGTGGGACGATACCGCGGCGACATAGGGGCCGCAACAAAAACAAACAGGGTGCGTCCCCGTTATATCGTAGCGAAAAATCTTCTGAAGTTTAATGGTGACGCATTGTGGTGGCATCCGGGCGTCCGCGGCGAGCGGCTCGAGATTGCCTTGCGGGGACCGGCGCGCCTGGACCATAGAGGTCGATGCGCTCTCCCGATCCGCTCCCGGCTCCCATTGTCGTGGTGTGTCACTGTTTTTATGGCACCACGCCCTCCCGCCCCTTCCTCGCGCCATGTGCGTGCAGGCAACAAAAAACCGGGTCTTGCCCGGTGATGGTGCGGCGCCCCTACTGCGGGCATCTAGGTCGATTCCGCTTCCGCGGACGGAGGCGCCGGCTTCTTGCGCGGACGTCCGCGCTGCCCCGGCGTGACGCGGCGGCTGGCGGTATGGGCCAGCATGGCGATGAAATCGGCGCCGCCCAGTGCCCACTGCCCTTGCACGGCCTGGTCGATGCGGACGATCTGCTCGCGCGTCAGCCCGTCCTGCAGGCGGCGCCGGTAATTCGCTTGCCGGTCGAACGGCGTGTTGCCGCAAGACCAGTAGTCCGCATGGTCGGACATCCAGCCGGCTTGCGGCTGGCCCATGCCCGTGTGCCCGGATGCGGACGACCAGGGCCAGAGTTCCGGGTCGTGGGTCGCGCCGCTGCGCGCGGGATAGGTTTCCAGCCAGACCAGGGCCGGCAGGACCCAGGCGCCCGGTTCGACCAGGGCCGAGCGATAACGCCCGGCGAATACGCGCCCGCCACGCAGGCGCGCCGCCAGGTTGCGGCCGAGGGTCTGCATCAGGCGGGGCAGGCCTTCGCCATCCACGGGCGTGGCCAGCAGCAGGATGCGATCCGTCGCCAATAGCCATCCATGCAGCGCCACCCGGTTGCGGGTCGCGGTCTCGCCCAGCCATGCCGCGATCTGGTTCAGCGTATCAGCCGGCGCCGGCTGCGCCGGGGCCGCCAACGGGTTGATGAAATTGGCTTGCACGAGTTGCGGCAGTCCGGGGGCGTACAGTCGGGGCAGGCGAGCCATAGGGTGTCAGGGCCGGGGCGTGCTGGGAACGGGACGTTCGCGCGGGAATAAATGGTACCGCGTAAACGGGATGGCGCAACAGTGAGTTTTCCCCGACGCCGCCGCGTCCAACGCCATGGCGTCGCGCCGGTCCAGGGTTGCGGGTCACCGGTAGCCGTCCATCCGGACGAGCGCATCCGGATCGTAAGGTGTTATGGGGCTGCGGCGCGCGGTAACATCCTTCTGTTCGAGGGAAGGGCGGCAGGCGTACATGCCGGCACCGCGCGCCTCCCTCCGGCCTTCTCAGGAGCACGCATGAAGACAAAAGCCGCCATCGCCTGGAAAGCGGGCGCCCCGCTGACCATTGAAGACGTGGACCTGGAAGGCCCGAAGGCCGGCGAGGTGCTGGTCGAAGTGAAGGCGACCGGGATTTGCCACACTGATTACTACACCCTGTCGGGCGCCGACCCGGAAGGGCTGTTCCCCGCCATCCTGGGCCATGAGGGTGCCGGCGTGGTACTGGAAACCGGCGCGGGCGTGACGGGGCTGAAGCCGGGCGACCACGTCATCCCTCTCTATACCCCCGAGTGCCGCCAGTGCAAGTTCTGCCTGTCGCGCAAGACCAATCTGTGCCAGGCGATCCGCGCCACGCAGGGCAAGGGCCTGATGCCCGACGGCACGTCGCGTTTTTCGCTGGGCGGCAAGCCCATCCACCACTACATGGGAACGTCGACCTTCGCCAATCACATCGTGGTGCCCGAGATCGCCCTGGCCAGGATCCGCGAGGACGCCCCCTTCGACAAGGTCTGCTATATCGGCTGCGGCGTGACCACCGGGGTCGGCGCCGTGGTCTACACCGCCAAGGTCGAAGCGGGCGCCAACGTGGTCGTGTTCGGCCTGGGCGGGATCGGCTTGAATGTTATCCAGGGCGCCAAAATGGTGGGCGCCGATAAGATCATCGGGGTCGATATCAACCCGCGCCGCGAAGCGCTGGCGCGCAAATTCGGCATGACGCACTTCGTCAACCCGAACGAAGTGCCCAACGTGGTCGACCACCTGATCCAGCTCACCGACGGCGGCGCGGACTATTCGTTCGAATGCGTCGGCAATCCGAAGCTGATGCGCCAGGCGCTGGAGTGCTGCCACAAGGGCTGGGGCCAATCCATCATCATCGGCGTGGCCGCGGCCGGCGAGGAAATCGCCACCCGGCCTTTCCAATTGGTGACGGGCCGTGAATGGAAGGGGTCGGCGTTCGGCGGCGCCCGGGGCCGCACGGACGTGCCGCGCATCGTCGACTGGTACATGGAAGGCAAGCTCAATATCGATGACCTCATCACCCATACCTTGCCCCTGGACCGCATCAACGACGGCTTCGACCTGATGAAGCGCGGCGAATCCATTCGTTCGGTGGTGCTCTACTGATGGCCGACCTGGAAGTCCTGGCCCAACACCGGTGTTTCGGCGGCTGGCAGCGCGTCTACCGCCACGATTCCGCGGCGATCGGGCTGCCGATGCGCTTTTCGGTGTACACGCCGCCGCAAGCGGAATCCGGACCTGTGCCGGCCCTGTTCTTCCTGGCCGGCCTGGAATGCACCGAGGAAACCTTCATGGTGAAGGCGGGCGCCCAGCGCTGGGCGGCGAAGCATGGCCTGATGCTGATCGCGCCGGACACCAGCCCGCGCGGCGCCGGCGTTCCCGGCGAGGAGCAGGACTGGGACCTGGGTACGGGCGCGGGTTTCTACCTGGACGCCAGCGTGCCGCCGTGGGACACGCACTACCGCATGTACAGCTACATCACCGAGGAGCTCCATGGCATCGCCGGGCAGCTCGGCGCGGCGTCGGGGCGGATCGGCGTGTCCGGACACTCGATGGGCGGACACGGCGCGCTGGTACTGGCCTTGCGCAATCCGGCATTGTTCCGCTCCGTGTCCGCCTTCGCCCCGATCGCGGCGCCCAGCCGTTGCCCGTGGGGTCAGAAGGCGTTTTCCCATTACCTGGGCAGCGATCGCCAGGCCTGGTCGGCGTACGACGCCACCGCCTTGATGGCGGCGATGCGGGCGCCGTTTCCGGAAGGCATTCTGGTGGACCAGGGTCTGGCGGACCGCTTCCTGGACACGCAGCTCTACCCCGAGGTTTTCGAGGCTGCGTGCGCGCAGGCCGGGCAGCCGCTGCAACTGCGTCGGCACGAAGGCTACGACCACGGCTATTACTTCATTTCCAGCTTCATGGAAGACCATATCGCCTTCCATGCGCAGCGGCTGGCGGTGGGACGGACCGGGTGACAAACGCGGTAACGGCAAGGCTTGACGGCCTCTATATACTGAAAACTCGTTCCCTACATCGAGAGGCCCGGCATTGATCGACGGCATGGCCCCTACCGTCTGGATACTGGCGGCCGCCGCTGTCGGCGTGCTTATCGGCCTGGGCCTGTCGTTCGGCAAGGGCGGGCCGCGCGACGCGCGCGGACGGCGGCAGTTTCGCCTGCGCCCGGTGCGGCGGTTGGTGGGGCTGCTGGTGCTGGCGCTGGCCTGCGTGTCCGGGATGCTGGGCCTGGCGCTGTACCAGTTTTTTCGGCTGACTTCCGACGAGCCCGTGGCGCGGGTAGTGCTGCGCCAGCAGGGGCCGCAGCAATTCATCGCCGCGGCGGAGTTGCCTGGTACGGCGCCCCGGGAATTTTCCCTGCGCGGCGACGAATGGCAGATCGACGCGCGGGTGGTGCGCTGGCGTCTCCCGGCCTTGCTGGCCGGCGTGCCGCCGCTCTACCGCCTGGACCGACTGTCGGGTCGCTATGCGGATCCGGCGGCGGACCAGTCGGGCCCGCGCACGGTTTATGCGCTGGGACCGGCAGGCATTCCCGACCTGGGGCGTCTCAAGCAGCATTTTCCGAATTGGCTGCCATTCGTGGACGTGCAGTACGGCAGCGCCGCCTATATGCCGATGTTCGACGGCGCACGCTACGGGGTATTCCTGGACCCACGCGGCGCACTGTTCATCCGGCCTGACGACGCCGCCACCGCCGCAGGCCTGAAACAGCGCGGCTGGTAGCAACCGCGCCCCGCTCGCCGTCTGCCCCTGGCGCCGCCCGGGGCCGCGTACCGTGCGAAACATGGCCTGAAAGAGTGAACTTCCGGTGCACCGGCATGTCGAATTAGCACTCCCCAATCCAGAGTGCTAACATCGCCGAATGCGTTCTACACATAGTCGTTTCCTGGAGCACAACACCATGAAACAAAAAGGTTCCTCGTTGGCCGTTTCCGGCAACGCGCTCACCCTGGCCATCGCCAACCCGGGCGCCCTGGGAACGATCGACGCATACATTTCCGCCGTAAACCGTCTGCCGGTCTTGTCTGCCGAGCAGGAGACCTCCCTTGGCCGTCGCCTGCGCGACGAGGACGACCTGGACGCCGCGCGCCAGCTGGTGCTGTCGCACTTGCGCCTGGTGGTGTCGATCGCCCGCCAGTACCTGGGCTATGGCCTGCCGCATGCCGACCTGATCCAGGAAGGAAACATCGGCCTGATGAAGGCGGTCAAGCGCTTCGATCCCGAGCGCGGCGTGCGCCTGGTGTCGTTCGCGGTCCACTGGATCAAGGCCGAAATCCACGAATACATCGTGCGCAACTGGCGCCTGGTCAAGGTGGCCACCACCAAGGCGCAGCGCAAGCTGTTTTTCAACCTGCGCAGCATGCGGCCGGACGGCAAGACGCTCGATACGCAACGCGTGGACGATATCGCCCGCG
Coding sequences within it:
- a CDS encoding glutamate synthase-related protein; its protein translation is MTVPTSTDSCPVPARAIDATRIGLPAAQGLYDPRHEHDACGVGFVAHIKGRKSHAIIQQGLKILENLDHRGAVGADKLMGDGAGILIQIPDALYREELGQRGIVLPPPGEYGVAMVFLPKETASRQACEQELERAVRAEGQVVLGWRDVPVDVDMPMSPAVRDCEPVIRQLFIGRGADVMVPDALERKLYVIRKTASHAVQNMRLAHGKEYFVPSASVRTVVYKGLLLADQVGRYYRDLADTRTISALALVHQRFSTNTFPAWPLAHPYRMIAHNGEINTVKGNFNWLRAREGMMQSAVLGDDLPKLYPIVYEGQSDTATFDNCLELLVNSGYSLAHAMMMMIPEAWEQHTQMDESRRAFYEYHAAMMEPWDGPAAVAFTDGRQIGATLDRNGLRPARYLVTDDDMVIMASEAGTLPIPENRIVKKWRLQPGKMFLIDLEQGRIIDDAEIKSQLANSRPYRQWIERLRVKLESLPAPRQPADAAAPTATLLDRQQAFGWTQEDYKFILEPMATTGEEAVGSMGNDAPLAVLSNRPKPFYNYFRQLFAQVTNPPIDPIREQMVMSLVSFIGPKPNLLDINNVNPPLRLEVAQPVLDFAAMAQIRDIEQVTGRKFRSLELDITYPAAWGREGIEARVAALCARAVDAVQSGYNILIVSDRRVDAERVAIPALLATSAIHQHLIRAGLRTNTGLVVETGSAREVHHFALLGGYGAEAIHPYLALESLERMADADKAVKNYIKAIGKGLNKVMSKMGISTYMSYTGAQIFEAVGLQSALVEKYFTGTSSTVEGIGIFEVAEEALRLHRAAFGNDPVLADDLDAGGEYAFRVRGEEHMWTPDSIAKLQHATRANNYRTYKEYAQIINDQSRRHMTLRGLFEFRFDPTRAIPLEEVESAKDIVKRFATGAMSLGSISTEAHSTLAVAMNRIGGKSNTGEGGEDELRYRAELREGKSGVKDGDTLASVLGTDRIEADVPLKAGDSLRSRIKQVASGRFGVSAEYLSSADQIQIKMAQGAKPGEGGQLPGHKVSEYIAKLRYSVPGVGLISPPPHHDIYSIEDLAQLIHDLKNVNPRASISVKLVSEVGVGTVAAGVAKAKADHVVIAGHDGGTGASPVSSIKQVGTPWELGLAETQQTLVLNRLRSRIRVQADGQMKTGRDVVIGALLGADEFGFATAPLVVEGCIMMRKCHLNTCPVGVATQDPVLRKKFQGKPEHVVNYFFFIAEEVREIMAQLGIRRFDELIGRADLLDTRAGLEHWKARGLDFGRVFYQVASEGPVRHTESQDHGLTAALDNQLIERCKPALERGEKVSFIVPVRNRNRTIGAMLSGAVATRYGHEGLPDDTIHIQCNGTAGQSFGAFLAHGVTLDLVGEANDYVGKGLSGGRIVVRSPNDFRGFGPEHIIAGNTVMYGALAGEAYFNGVAGERFAVRNSGAAAVVEGTGDHGCEYMTGGTVVVLGSTGRNFAAGMSGGVAYVWDPDRSFRDRCNLAMVELEPVLPHSEQHSANNIEGWHSARRGGERETDESILRRLVEDHFRYTGSFRAREILGDWETARGKFVKVMPIDYRRALGEMWRAANPQKMAA
- a CDS encoding S-(hydroxymethyl)glutathione dehydrogenase/class III alcohol dehydrogenase, with product MKTKAAIAWKAGAPLTIEDVDLEGPKAGEVLVEVKATGICHTDYYTLSGADPEGLFPAILGHEGAGVVLETGAGVTGLKPGDHVIPLYTPECRQCKFCLSRKTNLCQAIRATQGKGLMPDGTSRFSLGGKPIHHYMGTSTFANHIVVPEIALARIREDAPFDKVCYIGCGVTTGVGAVVYTAKVEAGANVVVFGLGGIGLNVIQGAKMVGADKIIGVDINPRREALARKFGMTHFVNPNEVPNVVDHLIQLTDGGADYSFECVGNPKLMRQALECCHKGWGQSIIIGVAAAGEEIATRPFQLVTGREWKGSAFGGARGRTDVPRIVDWYMEGKLNIDDLITHTLPLDRINDGFDLMKRGESIRSVVLY
- the fghA gene encoding S-formylglutathione hydrolase, which encodes MADLEVLAQHRCFGGWQRVYRHDSAAIGLPMRFSVYTPPQAESGPVPALFFLAGLECTEETFMVKAGAQRWAAKHGLMLIAPDTSPRGAGVPGEEQDWDLGTGAGFYLDASVPPWDTHYRMYSYITEELHGIAGQLGAASGRIGVSGHSMGGHGALVLALRNPALFRSVSAFAPIAAPSRCPWGQKAFSHYLGSDRQAWSAYDATALMAAMRAPFPEGILVDQGLADRFLDTQLYPEVFEAACAQAGQPLQLRRHEGYDHGYYFISSFMEDHIAFHAQRLAVGRTG
- the rpoH gene encoding RNA polymerase sigma factor RpoH translates to MKQKGSSLAVSGNALTLAIANPGALGTIDAYISAVNRLPVLSAEQETSLGRRLRDEDDLDAARQLVLSHLRLVVSIARQYLGYGLPHADLIQEGNIGLMKAVKRFDPERGVRLVSFAVHWIKAEIHEYIVRNWRLVKVATTKAQRKLFFNLRSMRPDGKTLDTQRVDDIARELNVRREDVSEMEVRLSGRDMSLEAQDDDDDAYAPIAYLSDEGRQEPTRVLERKAVDELQSTGLNNALETLDPRSRRIIEARWLKDDGGTTLHELADEFGVSAERIRQIESAAMKKMRGALVT